Part of the Xiphophorus couchianus chromosome 8, X_couchianus-1.0, whole genome shotgun sequence genome is shown below.
GCAGCGTGACCTCTAACGCACCGACACCCATTTGGCTTCTGCTGTACGGCGGCGCTGGCATCTGCATCGGCCTGTGGGTGTGGGGTCGCAGGGTGATCCAGACTATGGGCAAAGACCTCACCCCCATCACGCCTTCAAGGTACAGAAAGCAGACATCACCCCCTAAAACCTCATCCTCTCCAGACATTACCGAGTTCTGGATTTAGCAGGCCACTCAGACACATCATTTTAAGTCctgagtgtttttcttttctttttttttttcctacagtgGTTTCAGCATCGAATTGGCCTCAGCCCTGACTGTCGTGGTTGCGTCTAACATTGGTCTGCCTGTCTCAACCACCCATTGCAAGGTAGGCCAGTCAAACTCTGCGGTCTGTGAATTTGACTGAGACATAGGGAGGTTGTTTAGTATGACGGAGTCTAAAGTAAGCAGTCTGCCACTTGGTCTAAATATGGACAGAGTTCCTCCTGAGTAATGTGATGCCTTACAAGTGTTCATAGTCCTTGGGCTTTATCACATTATGTTcataaaactttaatgtgttgtgtGATTTACCAACATTAAcacataaaattactttttaagaaAGGCTGTTACTTGTGAAAGTCTGGAAAGTGGAGTGAACTGAAATTAAACAACTaattaaatttacagtaaaGTTTTATAGAAGACgcagtaaaagtgaaaaaggttcaataaaaatcataaattcaTGAACAAATATTGCAAACAAGTAGTGAAATTGTatcagaatgaaacaaaaatcaatcttCTTTTCAATTTGttaatcaaattattaaaatgcatcacttattgtgataaattactTCTGATAAATTATATCTACAACTACTGATACCTACTCTAAATACATTCTACCCATATATTCTGTTACTGGAGACTATGGAGGaggttcattttccagcaggatgaATCTAAACCTGCTGCCTGTGTTTGTATCATATTCATGTATTTGAAGTCTTATTGAAAGGATTTGGAAAGActtaaaaatttatttccacAAATGAACTCTGTCCAGTCTGAGCCTTGGCTGTCATTTTTGCAACAATAATTGCAGTAAAAGTTGATGGCGTAATGCAAATGCACAAAAccatctatttttctttctacttgTGGAGCGctaaaacatttgcaaggcaaagttttacaaaatgacGTATCCAAGAGATTAACGACCGCTTTGCTTCCAGGTGGGGTCGGTGGTGGCAGTGGGATGGCTGCGTTCGAGGAAGGCTGTAGATTGGCGCCTGTTCAGAAATATCTTCATGGCGTGGTTTGTGACCGTTCCCATCTCCGGCCTGATCAGCGCCGCCATCATGGCCATCTTCATCTACGGCATCTTTCAGATTTAAATATCGCTTACCTCAGGCTGACGACAACGAAAGGAAAAACGTTTGAAAGGACTTGTGATATGTGCCTATGGTTCATATTCAACTTAGCTTTTGCTATTTGTTCCTTTCAGATCTCTGTTGGGAGAAATCTGTTTCATATCTCATCATTTCTGTAAATTCTTGattctttttaattcttttcttttttttttttacttttccagtGATGTAAATACaaccattttgtgttttttgtttcgttttgaCAGTATTGGAAATGCAGTAATAAACCTATCACACCTGTAATTTAAAGTATAACACATGCTGAAAGTAATGTAGATGCAAGAGCTGTACTTTaggattaaaaacaagattcaTTGCTGTATGTCTTTACTCCAGAGTATTtaataattttcatattttgcatcCGACTTTGTTATACGCCCTGAATCCGTACATTGCATTTGTTCtcataaaagaatcaaaaacaaGTTCAGCTAAAGTTGGTTAAAATGGTTTATTCTCCAGACTCCATTACAGTGTAAGATATAATTGTATACACTGGATGACCACATGCGGATTAATATGGAAAATACTGTATGCATTAAAGGGTCATTTcttgaacaaaagaaaacaaagccaCGTGCACAAAGCCTGAAATTGTTCACCTCAGTTTTAGGATGTAACAAAATGTCCACCAGCGCGTATAATGTATTCCCAAACGAGTCCTTAAGTCTCCTGTTGAAACTTGATTGCATCATCCTTGATGGTTAATGCTTTAGGCCTGCTTTAGCCTTGTATTTTTTAGATCACCTTGTAATTGCTACtttcagtatgtttttgatACCGTTTGCACCTTCTGAGACGGTTAGGATACTTTAGCTATACACAAGTTTTAAAACTGGAAGTGAACTGATTCGATTGGCACAGAGTTggcctgtttttcttcagaatggGGGCAAATATACAGTGTGTTGCATGTGGTCACTTGACTGCAATACTAAATGCATTTCAAACCTATAGATGCTGTAGTtgccttatttttttatttcattttttttttttttaggtaccaaagattttttattttaaaatgcacatcAATCTTTTGCTCCATATTGTGGAtggaaaaatcaataaaaatggtaaaaatactCTTGTCTGAAACTCTTCATTTCAAAAATTCTTGTACATCAAAGCTTCCCTGTTTTGGCCTGTGactgtgaaggaaaacaaaaggataGGTGGGATTGTTTTCCCTCTTATTGTTGGAAAGCTGGGTGCAGCTCCGGGGTGGCGATGAGTAAGCGCTGGGGCCCGCGTGTTGCAGGGATCTCAGTCATACATCTGTGAGGCAGGAACAGACAGAATTCCTTTACGCcagcttttaaaaacaccaCAATGCAGTAGTTTTCCATAGCTTCGGGTTAATGAATCACACCCCCACTGGGTTTTTACGTCTCGCAACTCCAGAGGGAGGAAGATGAGTTATGACTGCAGCAATGTTTCTCTCTGAAAGTGGCAGCTTTTGGTCTGCAATACTCCCTACCAGTTTGGGTTTTCCTGCGAAATGAGTTTCTAACCACGGCTAATAATCCCCTCATTGTTCCAAAAGCAAACCTAAaccaaaatcagtttatttcccCAACATTTTTCAGAAGATCCTTGTTCCTAAAATAACCAGAGGCAGATGAAACTGTATAAATCAAGCACAGTAAGTACCTGGGGACAGATGCCTCTGAGTGTCCTGGATTCATGTCCCAGATTTACTCACACACTAAGAGAACTgtgtcaaaataaacattttatttttttgaggtCAAAGGAGCTCGTATCCGTGGTGACATAATTACACCTTTAAAGTAAACAACAGCTTTTTTGGGGTGAGGGGGGGTTCAGCCTAAAGTGGTCAaaccttctttttgtttttatagcagACTTTATTCCACAATAAAAGTTTGTGtcactattttaaaaagtcaagcCCAAACTGGTTGTGACCggctctgtttttctctgtctggtTTATTGCATAACCCACAATTTAAACTCTCACTCCAAACATTTCACCACATCTCGCCTCTGCAGGTAGTTTTGAGTCGGCCTCAAAGAATGTTAAACACTATTTCTGATCTGAGCTTTTACTGCCTGAATCTGAGCAGTTACAAATACCTATGCCGTATCTGTGCAATATTACATTCAATTGTTACTTAAGTTTTTCACCTCGTTCTTGGATGTTCTCTTCAGCTGcaagaggaaagagaaaaaacagtttttaaagcaGGTAGTCCATCTTATAAAGGATTGTCTCAGTGTTTTCACGTACCTCACAGTtgagtgttgttgtttctgggtattctagaaaaatatttttatatgtaagaCATATTATTCTTacaatgaattaattaattttgaaaagaaaaataacagcatGCCTtcctgataataaaaaaaatcataaacacaAGCATTAACAGAAGAGCAGAAATTAACCCTTgaattgatttgttgtttttttttccacactcaCCCTTTGTTTCCTCAGAGgactctgactctgactctgGGTTGAAAAAGGGAAATGCAGCTATTTAGACTTAACGCACCTTTTCACcatcactttttaaagttgtgttttacTGCCACCTAGAGGCTAAACTGCAAACCTGCGTATCTTTCCTCTGCGGCACCATTGGAATCTGCTGCTCCCTCTGCAGGAAAGCAGTGGTATAGTTAGACAACATTAAACACGGCTAGGCCTCCTTGATCCCTTCacattttttgcttgttttttgtttatgttataAATTTCACTTTTGTATAACTTTGGCTGTTAACTGCAAATcgcacaattttttttctttttcgatATCTCCTTACCCAAATCTCTAAATATGCAAACCAATCTTCAAGTGatcatttttgtgtctttcaaAACTGATCAGAATCGATTGCTGCTGATCATTTTTGACGCTCTGGGGTTTGTAAAAATCTAATGTGGAAATATATACGAAGGTGGGAGAAAAACTAAGTAGGTTAAAATGgatacaattaaaaatgttaagtatTGTCAGGACAAAAGTTAATactataaaaagtattaaatatagtataaaaaataagaaaaacatgtatttcCATGGTAatctttaaaatctttaaaacattgaCTGTGACATGTTATCCACAAACCTTTGCTTTCATCTTCAGCTTCATCATGTTCCTCTactgttaaaacatttataaaggaAACTTTAGCTTTATGTGTGTGAACATGAATTATTGTGTAAAGGACTAGAACTCACCGGATCCATCTTTAACAGCCTCTGTGAAGTTAAAAGGCTGCTTTTACCAAATAATCAGCTGGAATTATTTGCGGGAAAAGatgatttcttgttttattcttaccAAGATAGCGGCTATCTTCACTCTGCTCCTCTGTgacttgaaaaaacaaaacaaaagcacagtCTGCTTTCACATATCTGCTTCTTTTTCAACCATTTTGTTGTCAGATTTAAACGTACTGTTCATTTGCGCTGCTTCAGCTTTTAGAGCCGCATCAAACTCCATCTGGTCTGAGAGAACGAAGCCATGTAAGTAAGAAAAGACAGTAAATGTCAACATTCTGACAAAGAGACACTAAAAATACCAAGATAAGATTCAAATTTGGGACTTAATTTTGAGGGGAATTCCAGATTTTTGAAATCTATCAAAATtattctgtagaaaaaaaagcagtttgtaTATTACCTATTTTCTGCAGCTGAGTCAGCCCATCTGCACAGAAATAATATGGTTAAGGCATTTCTGTCCGATTGTGACATTGTCCATCATTCctgtttttatgaataaacttCTACTCACCATACTGAGTaacttcttcctctttctctgccGACTCCAGAGATGCTGAGAGGGCTAGAAGCAGTGATCAATAtgtaaaatgatgaaaaatcatttttaccaaaaaccaaaaatgtaatttctgagaCACAGTTCATGCATCAAATCTACGAACTACTACAAGTTTCAGTTTAGAAAGGAAAGACCCAACAGCATGATGTTTGATGCACTTTTAAAAGACTAAAGATTTATGCTTTTAGACTTAAGTCTGAATaagtatttaatttctttactgTCCACTGGATGCAAATCACCTTCATTAAAGAAGCTGCAGAATATGTGATACAAATATTCTTTTGTATCACATAAAGAATATTTACAACAGTTTAAGGCAGAATTGAGAAGCTCAGACATAATATAAAATTGGAAATCTGTATCAGCAAAGAAAAGCCTGATTGTGCGTCTATAGATATAAGCTAACTTCAAACAAGTTTAATCGTTTACAACCTTTGATTTTACTTAGGTTCCTGTACAAAaggtaaaacaacaacaacaaaaaaagaccagACATCTAACGTTGACTGattttggagggtttttttcgttttgtttttagatctcTATTTTTCTCACCAGAGTGAAACGCTGCCACAGCAAGGACGACAGAAAGCGGCACCAGAAATCTCATGTTGGCTGCTGGTCCAGTTTGTGCAGGATTCAGGATGTCTGAACTGCCTTGTTTGGGGCCCTTATATAAATCTTTGGTCACATCACATGTTTTGCATTCACAGGCGGCTCTGGTACCATTGTCCCTCCCCACCTGAGAGGACGGCTTGGTGGTGCATCACCAAACAGACGTATCCTTATTCCCTTTGTCAAAGCGAGCCATTGTTGGCTCCCAGGGTCACATGGGGCTTTATTTGGGAAGTGAGATGaacaggaaaacaaaggaaCTCCATGTTATAAAGACTGAAAACAATGCTCTTTGCCTTTGTCAAATGGAAATGGTGACTTCACAGAACACACTTGGCTCATGAAGGATGGGTCACAATGTTTGTCGATGCAACAATTCCCCAATTTATCCAACAGAGTATCAGAGATGGAGATATTATTATCGGTATAAAAGGTGCATGGTTTATTTTCAACatcaaaattataataaaattgaTAAACCCATAACAGTTATGGATTTAAGACTCTAATCTGCATCATAATACCTGTCAAAGAACTTAAGCAAAGAAATGGACCTCCATATTGTTTTGCTTCCTTTCATTATGAGCTATCGGTTCTATCAATAATTTacgattttgtttaaaaattggattttttttccatatttgtttcaGGCCAACCTTAATAGTCTCTAGTTCTGgtaaaacagaaatatcctttctagtttttttttctataaaaagtgGGTTGAATTTAAAGAGTTCCTTTATGAAAGAGAAATTTACATCCTAAAGTCAGTTTTTAGGAATCGCTTCATCCACAGCAGTTTTGCTGTTGAGTGtttattttgtccattttccagacctcttttactttatttaaaatatctcattttgaaatgagttcatttacatttatctccatttaattcacaacaaatatgaAAGGAACTGTCTGAGAGAAACAGGTTCAAATGTTAAATCTGAATGAATTTAATTTGGTCTAGATTCAGCtcaaattgatttaatttattacaatacCTCAAATTTAGAGTTTgcgtaaaaataaatttaaattgtaataGCAAAAGCCCACATGATGGATTCGCAGGAAAACCTTCTCTTAGAGAGATTAGTGGCAGAGTTAGCTCTGTCAGTGGATTCATTTAAGAAACAGTGGAGATgaacatcaaaacacaaagactttggtctgaaaaatatgttttcaggaTAAAATCCCAACCTTGATTTTTACCCCAAGggttgaatttttttgttgtatctGGTATCGTATTATTTCTTTCTACTTTACTATTCATGAATGTGCACAGAAACCATTTCATTTCAACCATTTCCTTAGCTCAGGGGTTAAAGTTTGGCCAGAAGgtttgcagaaaaacaagaatcagaacacaaagcagaaaaggTCTCATTAATTTATTATGATTGTAAACGCATTTAAAAATCTACAATACTGTTTGGGCCTTTTCAATGTGGTTTAACATGAAATTTATTTGGAAAGCAGTGTGTAAAACTGAAACTTAGTTAAAGTGCCACTTTCTGTAAAACTCTACAGAGAAAATCAACTAAAAGTGCCTAAGGAGGGATTTCTTCCAACTACAATTTCTGtccaaaagtacaaaataacCTGGAAGTAGAGGACAAGTCAAGTATCTTTTCCCAACATGAGTTCTGACTATAagtcaaaaaattaaaatgatcctTATTATCtaagaaatcaagaaaaaaagaaacattaagcACAAAAAGCAAGTTGGTCCTGTGGTCAGGCTTTTCAGACAAAATCTCAAAAAGGACCAAAAGatcatttccaaaatgtttacTACTCCAACTCTGATTTCATTAAGGCACAATCAAATTTCTAAAGctattattttttgcagtttgtctTGAAATAGGTGGCACTGAAGTCTCTAAATATTATCAACTTTTGGTGCTTGATGCCTGAACTTGCCAGCAAAACTCGCAGCACTTTGTTGAGGAGGTAGAGAGACTTGGAGGTTAACAGAAGACGAGTAAACCGATCAGAAAAATCTTCCAGTCAGGAAAGAAATGTAGCTAAAAAGCCATAAAGACAAACTTGAAGCGTTGAATTAGGTTTACGACATGTGCAATGCAGACTAAGACTCACAGGGAAAGAGGGAAACTTCAGGATCTACCATTTAGTGCAGCTTGCTTCAGTGTTAGAACTATTTTTATATTGTCTGATTCTGTCCGGGTAatcaaaaaagagagagaaaaataaactgttgcATGTTTGAAAGTGTGTTtcttgtaaagaaaaaatatttttcataatcatCTAATCTGTGTGCTTGAAATCACAGGTTTGGTTGCTTATCCTGATTTGATTTTTCAGAGTTCTCCTCTGAGTCGCATGTGCAGGTCCTCCTGGTCGATCTTGCTGGTCTGTTCGTACCAGCGGTGATGAGCCAGCAGGGCCACGTTCCGGGCCGAGATGGCGCTCATTTCCATGGCGCTGGCCGCCCACTCCACGGCGTTGAGGTAGTACAGCCGGTTGTGCAGGACGAAGGGCGGCGTCTTCCGGTGCGGCGGACGGTAAGACGGGTAGGCGAGCCACGGGGTCTCGGACACGGAGTCGTAGGCCAGAAACatttgctgcagctgctccgGGGTCAGCGGTTCCGAGGAGAACACCTTCCAGACTTTAGGGCGGCTTGCCGGGGGTCGCCTGTAGCCGTCGGGGATGTGCACGGGGTCCAGAGAGCTCAGGCTGTTGATGGCGCAGCCCTTGGAGTCGGTGGTGAGGATTTCGGACACGGTGAACTCGGAGGCGGCCTCGGCGCTCCCCAGGTAGGACATGTTCAGGGTGCCGTGCACCAGGGTGGCCACCGTCTGGTGGTAGAGACCCGGGTAGTGAGTCGGGATGGGAGGGGAGAACCCCGAGAACGTAATGTCAGACTTTCCCTGATGAAGTGGTGTCGCTATGACGACGATGTCATACAGAGAGTGCGCCGAGCCGGATTCTCCGACGTAGTTGATTTCGTAGTAAGAGACGGTGCTTCCTGAAAATAGAGAGCAGAGAGGGGACTTGGTGAggcagggaaaataaaataaagtcggTTTTAGGCTAAATGAAGCAACATGGAGATTACCTCTCTTTGATGGTCGGGTCTTCATTGAAATGGAGCCGACTTTAGCAGGGATGAGATCACTTCTGCTGTGGTAAAGGAGTCCAGAGCACACTCTCTTATTGCCACCGTCCACTGCCCACAGGCCTGAGTCCACCCCAGCTAACGACACCGCCCCTGAAACACAACACTTCCATGTTAAATTCACTCTGGAGGAATGAACCCGAAGTAAACCTGATATTATTGTAAAACTGCTGACAGTTTCAAATACTTACTGACCCTTGACTTTGCTCTCTGCAGATCTATTAGTGAAACTTTCcctgtttttagcttttgtttaataTCTACGTTGTCACTTGTTGTACTTgtttatcaattaatcaaattttatttgtatagcacatttcctcaacaaggcagttcaaagtgcattaaatcataaaaacaagaaaatgaacaattgaaaaattaatttttttcaattgccgacattacacatcaaaatgttgcctagtgtttcatttattatggtacaaaagcaactctaaacttTAAATCTGGGTTCTTAGTCCAGATTTAAAGaatttcagtgttttggctgttttacaATTTCCACAACGTTTCAAGAAGAGTAATGACACAaagaaaattctaaaaatagattggaaatatctattttatatttgaaaaaaaataaacttttcataCTTGAAACTTCAGAAAGGAAGTGAAGTGTTACATAAAAGGTTACGTTTAATGCCtcaatttaagtttattttttaatttctaactttaatataaaatgtttttgcacgttaaaaaacatttttcattcttcAAACTTGAGACTAAGTGTCATATTGTTTTTATGGAAGTAGCTACTACAGAAAGAGAACATTTGGAAGAAGGAGATCTGATCTACATAAAAACAGTAcggaggataaaaaaaacaacaaaaaaaaacattcatcatccaaaaaaaataaacatgcatccttttccttctccttctctaTTATGCACTACGTTTTAATTAATCTAGCTCCTAAAATTCCCCACAAAATACTCACATTACAGCCAagttgtggctgtaatgtgacaaaaatgtaaaagaggCCTTCTGGTGAAGACACATACCCACAAAGCCATTGATGCGGACGCTTTGGCCGTAGTTAACACGCGTTATGGGTGCAACAATATCGTTGATGAAGGCCTGTGAAAATCCATCTCCCATCATGGCCTCCTCTAGAGTTTGATTCATCAGGGTGAGGAAGCCGTCGCCTCCCATGGCGTGCAAGAGCTTCTCCACAGTAGAGAACGAGTACCCGTACTGCTGATACTGGTAGATTCTGTCAACAACAGGATGTACAGGAGGATTAGGGCACCTGCAACACTTCTGAGCTCATATTGCAGCATTGCAACTAAAATCTGTGAAGTCTACTCTCTCACCTCATAAATTTGTCCAGAACGCTCTCCACCCACATCTGCATGCGGACGAAACTGAATCCGTAGCGCCAGAGCATCCTGAAGAAGTTAACAATGAACCAGTCGCTCTCTTCAAACACTAGCTCTTTCCCATCGAAGATCGCCATTTTAGAGGGGACGTCTTTCCTCTGGGGAATACCTGTTGACAACGAGGCATCAAGTTTAGAAAACACATATTAATCTGATGATCTGTCAAATAAGCCGTGGTTGTGTTGAGGTTACCTATTTTTTCAATGAACTGCTTCATGTGTAGGTTCAGAGGGTGGATCACAGAGCCTCCAGTCTCATACTCATAATCCCCCATCTTCACCGTTGCCAGGCGCCCTCCAACTGTCCCCGACTCAAACACATCGATCTTGACAACGGGTCCAAACTCCTCCCTCAGGTAATAGGCTGCGGCTGTTCCGCCAATCCCTGCACCGATCACAGCTGGAAAAgaagcagagacagaaaagTAAAGCACAACGTGTGCTAAAATGGGGACTGCAGCCACATTTCTCTGGAATCACTTAAACTCTCGAGAAGATTGTGAGCATCATTTGATCtgtgaagcacggtggtggcagcatcatgttgtcaAGGTGTTTAAATGGacagaaatatatattgttaagaaatttgttgttttatatatatatatatatatatatactgctcaaaaaaataaagggaacactttaagtgttaaacacctgtttaagtgttccctttattttttttgagcagtgtatatatactgtatatatatatatatatatatatatatataacccaTCTTACTGAATGCAACACTGGACCTGAATGTTCACTCCAAAGAAGTTTGAATAATCAGAAGAACCAGTCCTCCTGGTGACTCCTTCATGTTTGCGGCAGCGTCATTTGTACTTGCCTATTTTCTTTGGCTGCTCCAGCAGCTCCGGAGC
Proteins encoded:
- the pcyox1 gene encoding prenylcysteine oxidase 1 gives rise to the protein MTLRTLSLRTLLFLGLWHSGRRSLASAPELLEQPKKIAVIGAGIGGTAAAYYLREEFGPVVKIDVFESGTVGGRLATVKMGDYEYETGGSVIHPLNLHMKQFIEKIGIPQRKDVPSKMAIFDGKELVFEESDWFIVNFFRMLWRYGFSFVRMQMWVESVLDKFMRIYQYQQYGYSFSTVEKLLHAMGGDGFLTLMNQTLEEAMMGDGFSQAFINDIVAPITRVNYGQSVRINGFVGAVSLAGVDSGLWAVDGGNKRVCSGLLYHSRSDLIPAKVGSISMKTRPSKRGSTVSYYEINYVGESGSAHSLYDIVVIATPLHQGKSDITFSGFSPPIPTHYPGLYHQTVATLVHGTLNMSYLGSAEAASEFTVSEILTTDSKGCAINSLSSLDPVHIPDGYRRPPASRPKVWKVFSSEPLTPEQLQQMFLAYDSVSETPWLAYPSYRPPHRKTPPFVLHNRLYYLNAVEWAASAMEMSAISARNVALLAHHRWYEQTSKIDQEDLHMRLRGEL